The following nucleotide sequence is from Deltaproteobacteria bacterium.
CCCCCATCACCAGTAGGCCACGGTTTTTCCCTTTCATTTCCCCAAACGCCGCCAGCGCGGCTTGGAAGGAATCGGGATTGGAATTGTAAGTATCATCCAGAACTCGTACCTTTTGGCCCAAGCGCAAAATCCTGCCTCTCCCCGCCAAGGGCCGAAATTCCTCCAGCCCCGCCACAATCTCTTCCAGGCTGACCCCTAAAATTTTCGCCAAAGCCGCCGCCGCCAGAGCATTGTAAACATTATGTTTCCCGAAGGCGGCCAATTGCACGGGGCGTCTTGCCCCATCCACGCTCAAGAAAAAGCCAATCCCTTTTCCTTCCTTCAGGGAAAGTCCCTCGGCCCCAATATCTGCTTTCCGCAAGATCCCGAAAGTCTTCTTCTGGCACTGGGCCGATGCCGCCAGTTCCACCACTCTCGAATCATCGTTATTAACCGCAATCCAATCTTTTTCCCCCACTGTTTCCCAGAGTTCCCCTTTAGCCCGGGCCACTCCCTCCAAGTTTCCCAAGAATTCCAAGTGAGCATGGCCGATGTTGCTGATCGTGGAAACCTGCGGCTCAGCGATTGCTCTCAATCTGCGGATCTCACCGGGCATATTCATGCCCATCTCCAGAACGGCCGCTTGATGTTCCGGCGCCAGCTTCAAAAGCATCAGGGGAAGACCAATGAGGTTATTCCAATTGCCCTCGGTCTTCAGGACATTGAACTTTCTGGCAAGGATACGGGCAGTCATCTCTTTCGTCGTGGTTTTCCCATTACTTCCCGTTATGGCCACCACCTGCACGGAGTGGCGGCAGCGCCAGGAATGGGCGAGGTTGCCGAGGGCTTGCAAAACATCCCCGACCAGGACGGAAAATTTCCCTGGCCAATGATTTCCTCCTGCGCTCTCCAGCCGGCCGCGTTGCACCAAGGAGCCAGCGGCTCCTTTGGCCATGGCCTCCTTGATAAAGTCATGCCCGTCGAACCTCGGTCCTTGCAGGGGGATGAATAGTTCCCCTCCGCGGACTTGGCGGGAGTCGCTGCAAACCCCCACTGCCCGGCAAAGGGGGTCACCGCCAAGAAGTTCTCCTCCTGTAATTCTAACAATCTCGCCTGCAGAAAAATTAACGATCCTTCATCCCCCTATAGAAGCTAACGCCTGAGTGGCTTCCTCCCGGTCATCAAAATGGACCTTTTTCTCCCCCAGAATCTGATAATCCTCATGGCCCTTGCCGGCGATCAGGACCACATCACCAGGTCGGGCTGCTCTGACCGCCCAATAAATGGCCTCTTTCCTATCGGGGATGACCACATATCCTGTGCCCCCATCCCGAGCCGCAACTCTTTCTTTCATCAAATCAGCCGGCTGATATTTTTTCCGGAT
It contains:
- the murF gene encoding UDP-N-acetylmuramoyl-tripeptide--D-alanyl-D-alanine ligase gives rise to the protein MGVCSDSRQVRGGELFIPLQGPRFDGHDFIKEAMAKGAAGSLVQRGRLESAGGNHWPGKFSVLVGDVLQALGNLAHSWRCRHSVQVVAITGSNGKTTTKEMTARILARKFNVLKTEGNWNNLIGLPLMLLKLAPEHQAAVLEMGMNMPGEIRRLRAIAEPQVSTISNIGHAHLEFLGNLEGVARAKGELWETVGEKDWIAVNNDDSRVVELAASAQCQKKTFGILRKADIGAEGLSLKEGKGIGFFLSVDGARRPVQLAAFGKHNVYNALAAAALAKILGVSLEEIVAGLEEFRPLAGRGRILRLGQKVRVLDDTYNSNPDSFQAALAAFGEMKGKNRGLLVMGDMLELGPTSPAEHEKVGKRVAQMELAYLIFLGAKARHLAEGACAAGAEKEKVFVAQTHEEVLKNLEKNIESGDWILVKGSQAMQMERIIKGLEDLLGRA